GGTAAGTTGGAGGGTTGCTGCTAACTAATCTGGCACTAGCAAGCATAGAGGGAGGGACAGGAGGTGCGGTGGTGAACATCCGACCATTTTCAAAGCCGATGATGATGCCAGCATTTACCACTTCAGAGCGATAGCAATAAATGAAACTAGCACGGAGATTGTTTACAATTGTGAACGATGTCGAGGTAATAGACATTGACTGTTCTTTAGTGGAAAAGCTATTATCTTGTGGACACTGGCAGTTGACTTGGTCAGTACATTCTTGGTAGTAAACGATGATGCTAACAGATGGTCCAACACAACCGGTGTTACTCAGAGAGAATGTTAGAGTAACACTTGTCATTGTAACTGAATAAGAACTTGATACACTCGTCAGAGCAACTGCAGGCAACAACATAATAAACAACTTTGCACAAGCCAAACACTAAGAGATCTATGAACACATGTAGGGTTTTGGTATGCGCGATAGCCTAGCATGAAGGGGCACACCCGTATGTCTGTGTGCCCCTTACCTCGAGGTAAGGCCGCTCCTTCATTAACTACGTTTAGCTACCTTAAACTACATAGGAAAGGCCATGAATAACATCAGTCTAATGACgattttacagtgtatacaacAAACATGACATTATTGTGGTTGTGATCGACGTAGGTTGGACAGAACGCCTATTTAAGTGGAAATGTGTACTAATAATTCTTGCAAACACTTATCATACCATCCAAATCAGCTATCAGTCGATTACTTTCTCCTAAAACGTTGACAGCTCTCAAACTGAACGAGTAGACTCCAGCACTTGGGAAGGTGGAGCCGGGAATGGTGATGTTTGTTTCAGTTCCAGTGGTGGACATTATAGTTCCATTGTTGACAGTCACGTGATACATTAAAACTGGAGGGTAGCCAGATATCACAGATGGAGCCTGTTACAACATACACAAGTACACGAAGAAAAAATATAGCTTCAGCGAAGCCCATGCACTCACCACCCAACTAAGAACAGCATTAGTACTTTCAATTGAACATGTTGATTGCAAGTTCCCCAAAGAGAGTTGGAATGAAGATGATGGAACTGAGAAGGATGTGATGTTGTAATAATTGTATTTGTTTTTACTTACCAGACAGAACAACAGATGCCATTGCAGCAGTATCACTGATAAACCCACAGTCTTGAGAGACGGTCCTCAAGTCAAAGACGCAGGTCTGACTACTGGCCGTCCAACCAAAACAGATCACACTGGTAGTGTCAGCACTGACAGTAGTGCTCTCACAGCGCCCACAGTCCTCTCCAGTCACTGTGAACATGTAGCCCCCCACATTGCTGGCATCAAAGGGTGAGGTCCAACTAACAGTGAGGGATGAGGTGGAAGTGATGGCCACCATGGCACTTTGAGGGGAAGAGGGAGAGGCTAAGAGAATAGCGATTGGAGTACAGTTAGTACTTGAAAAAGTGAAAATACTCACCTCCGATTTTTACAGTATCACTTCCAAAGTCTATACTACTGAACTCAGAGTACAATTAATAGTCATTCCATTCAACTCCGTTGTTGCTGTCAAAGTCAGTTGTGAGGTGTACTCATTTTCACTAACCTCAACACTCATGGCAGACAGGTCACCACAAAAGCGACTAATTCCATTAGGATTAAAAGTAGAATGAAAAAAGCTTATACCCGACGAGGTACAGGTAAATGCACTCCCATGCCACAATGTTGACCCAATAGTAGGATTTGATGTATCACTGACAGTACACTCATAGCTGACAGTCCTGCCCTCTGGTATACAACCCAGTCCAGTGGTTCTCTCTACTGGCAGCACCAATCCTGGAGTGGCCTGGACTGagaacatgcacacaatgaAATACATCAACAAAAATGGATCTTACAGTATATACCAGTCAATGAGCATCCAGCAATGATAAAGAGTAGTTTGTACATTCTCTACAGTTGTATATATATCTATTCTATGATTAACAGTTTATTTGCAGTTTATTTAGCTGCTGGAGTGGGCGGGTTTGTTTACACATTAATTACATATGGAAGTGAGTGAAAATTAGGTTTCATTTGacagtagatctacacatTATATTGAACTTTCTGTGAACTTTTAGTGAAAAGAAGAATATGCCAATTACCCAATTCCAGACTAGACTACTAATGTTCTCAGAACAGCTAGCCAGTTTCATAAGGCATGTCACAGAAAACATTAATGGCCGGTATATATGACATTAAAAGGGAAATTAATACAGAGGGGTTATAAACAGAAGTGCAAAAAATATTCAATGGTGAGTTAAAAACAAACTTATCTGTTACAAAGATAAAAAGTGTATAGaaagcacacaacacacatgcatgcagaactgactgtcacaataattattatcagctGCTAAACATTTATTTGTACTCGGTTCCTCTGGGATGATCCTGCAGGGAGCAAACATAGATTGTACAAACGTTTCAAATTACTTCATGTACCCATATACGCTGTGATTACCTATTAATTTATATCCAATTCAGCGAATA
This is a stretch of genomic DNA from Halichondria panicea chromosome 1, odHalPani1.1, whole genome shotgun sequence. It encodes these proteins:
- the LOC135341347 gene encoding uncharacterized protein LOC135341347 isoform X1 translates to MVAITSTSSLTVSWTSPFDASNVGGYMFTVTGEDCGRCESTTVSADTTSVICFGWTASSQTCVFDLRTVSQDCGFISDTAAMASVVLSVPSSSFQLSLGNLQSTCSIESTNAVLSWVAPSVISGYPPVLMYHVTVNNGTIMSTTGTETNITIPGSTFPSAGVYSFSLRAVNVLGESNRLIADLDVALTSVSSSYSVTMTSVTLTFSLSNTGCVGPSVSIIVYYQECTDQVNCQCPQDNSFSTKEQSMSITSTSFTIVNNLRASFIYCYRSEVVNAGIIIGFENGRMFTTAPPVPPSMLASARLVSSNPPTYQCVNSAEGFNGGSSHIVASYDPTIGTYSVPACSIFVWLVTVIIIIVVVVLGALFTVGLGVGCFFGYRRKKLTSQESQCAVYEDPDSLPSDPKTAGNLAYEHVGGSSKKSTKMKGPIYEEAEDIKPDPHTQGNLAYGHVQQFS
- the LOC135341347 gene encoding uncharacterized protein LOC135341347 isoform X2: MVAITSTSSLTVSWTSPFDASNVGGYMFTVTGEDCGRCESTTVSADTTSVICFGWTASSQTCVFDLRTVSQDCGFISDTAAMASVVLSVPSSSFQLSLGNLQSTCSIESTNAVLSWVAPSVISGYPPVLMYHVTVNNGTIMSTTGTETNITIPGSTFPSAGVYSFSLRAVNVLGESNRLIADLDVALTSVSSSYSVTMTSVTLTFSLSNTGCVGPSVSIIVYYQECTDQVNCQCPQDNSFSTKEQSMSITSTSFTIVNNLRASFIYCYRSEVVNAGIIIGFENGRMFTTAPPVPPSMLASARLVSSNPPTYQCVNSAEGFNGGSSHIVASYDPTIGTYSVPACSRKPVCSVRRS